A single region of the Palaemon carinicauda isolate YSFRI2023 chromosome 17, ASM3689809v2, whole genome shotgun sequence genome encodes:
- the LOC137656155 gene encoding adenosine receptor A1-like gives MVIQNPLSPTEEEMLVGVMDVNPAVLEPEEDRVSSIISRLGYGVFVPAILIFESIVTILINARNPDLKKRYSTTFVNNLAVSGSFVGLTSFVVTIFVIDSFKNAAVSCNLEILPFYWTLTYFHMVSVTSLLCLSLDRYLAICWPLRYRELLTSTRCSYLAAACWILSLLCLLVPTLARYILLVVFQDGSKEGYRQVYSSSYSSSPPDAYTIMKSPVAQDCLNRENRTSREMVLWLRCRRTFTVSFGVSYFFSLFLILCMYGLVMREFCLLKHRTHATTSMKEEDQRARMKSTRDLILVATLYLTLSLPHVILKVTTIEWTPVDYLKKTHQVTIFLAVIHQILFLPLYAWRFPEFRKELYSKKFWKSCIWPCSQELEEQSTKILRPSKASTSPSTTTSQTSHV, from the exons ATGGTTATCCAAAACCCACTTAGTCCAACCGAAGAAGAAATGCTTGTAGGAGTGATGGATGTCAATCCAGCAGTTCTTGAACCGGAGGAAGACAGAGTTTCAAGTATAATCTCTCGCCTTGGCTATGGCGTCTTCGTACCAGCCATATTGATATTCGAGTCCATTGTGACGATCCTCATCAACGCCAGAAACCCCGACCTCAAGAAGAGATACTCCACGACCTTCGTCAACAACCTGGCCGTCAGCGGCAGCTTCGTCGGCCTAACCTCCTTCGTCGTGACGATCTTTGTCATAGACAGTTTCAAGAACGCTGCCGTCTCTTGCAATCTCGAGATCCTCCCATTCTACTGGACGCTGACCTACTTCCACATGGTATCTGTCACGTCTTTATTGTGCCTCTCCCTCGACAGGTATCTGGCCATCTGCTGGCCTCTGCGCTACCGAGAGCTCCTGACGTCCACCCGCTGCAGCTACTTGGCCGCAGCCTGCTGGATTCTGTCGCTCTTATGTCTGTTGGTACCAACACTAGCGAGGTACATCCTCCTGGTGGTATTCCAGGACGGAAGTAAGGAAGGCTATAGGCAggtttattcttcttcttattcttcctccCCTCCCGACGCCTACACCATCATGAAGAGTCCCGTAGCCCAGGATTGCCTGAACAGGGAGAACAGAACGTCCCGCGAGATGGTCCTCTGGCTGAGGTGTCGCAGGACTTTCACCGTCAGCTTCGGCGTGAGCTATTTCTTCTCCCTCTTCCTCATCCTGTGCATGTACGGCCTCGTCATGAGGGAGTTCTGTCTGCTGAAGCACAGGACGCACGCCACGACCTCCATGAAGGAGGAGGACCAACGGGCAAGGATGAAGAGTACCAGAGACTTGATTCTCGTGGCCACTTTGTACCTCACTTTGTCGCTACCGCAT GTGATTCTGAAGGTCACAACAATCGAATGGACGCCTGTGGACTACCTCAAGAAAACCCACCAAGTAACGATTTTTCTAGCGGTCATTCACCAAATCCTGTTCTTGCCTTTGTATGCCTGGAGGTTCCCTGAATTCAGAAAAGAACTGTACTCTAAGAAATTTTGGAAGTCTTGCATTTGGCCCTGCAGTCAGGAACTTGAAGAGCAGTCGACGAAGATCCTCAGGCCATCAAAAGCATCAACGTCCCCCAGCACAACCACATCTCAGACTTCGCATGTGTGA